The Eupeodes corollae chromosome X, idEupCoro1.1, whole genome shotgun sequence DNA window AGTATGCTTCATATGAAGATGTCCCATTCCTAACTGCAAGTGAGATGGATAGAGCTGAAAATTATTGGGTTAGCGAAGCACAGAGGCTGCATTTCAATTCTGAAATTGAATCACTAACGCAAAATAAAGGTATACCTTTGAACTCTAAATTATTAATGTTTAGTCCTGTTCTAGATCAAAATAGTGGTCATCTTCGTGTAGGAGGGAGATTGCACTTTGTTTCCTCTGAAATTCAAGCACACCCTGTAATATTGCCAAAATCGTCACATATCTCGAAGCTGATAGTTAATGATGCACACAAAAAATTGTTCCATGCTGGTGTATCTTCAGTCCTTACGCATTTACGGTCATCTTACTGGATTATTAAGGGTCGACAACTTGTTAAATCTGAGGTCAAGAGCTGCTCAATTTGTAAGGTTCTTCGAGCTATGCCTGCTACTCAACCATTTGCACCACTACCTAGAGATCGGATCACATTTTCGTCGCCGTTTGATGTCACCGGACTGGATTTTGCTGGACCTCTGTATACGTATGATTCTGGACAAAAAAGTAAGGCTTACATTATGCTATTTACTTGTGCATCGATAAGAGCGGTCCATCTCGAACTGACATCAGATCTAACTACCGAAAGTTGTTTATTGGGTATCCGACGCTTTATTGCTCGCAGAGGCGTACCGAGGGTTATCTGGTCGGATAATGCAGCTACCTTCAAGAAATCTTCCAAGGAGTTCTTTAAAGTGAGTTTCACTAATGAAATGTTTACAGGTTTCTTGGCTAACCATCGTATAAAGTGGAGATTCATAGTTGAACGTGCCCCGTGGTGGGGTGGGTTCTGGGAAAGGCTGGTAGGTGTTGTGAAATCCGCTTTAAGAGCAGCTATAGGCAAGGCAACCTTGAACACCAACCAGCTATACACATTTCTTACCGAAGTGGAAAATGTGGTCAACAACAGGCCGCTTACATATGTAGCAGACGAGCCTCTTGATTTATCGCCGCTCACACCTTCTCAGCTTCTACGTGGACCACAAGCATCTCAACTAAATGAATCTTCTTCAACTGAAGATGACAGAAGTCAAGGCCCAGAAGTGTTACGCAAACGGTGGAAGGAACGATTACAATATATAGCTAGCTTCAAGCGGAGGTGGTACAACGAATACATTCAACAACTGATGTCGTTTCATAAGTCAAAATACCACAGATCAATCGACCTGGAAATTGGAGATGTAGTGCTTATGGAGGACCGTTCATTGCCAAAGACACTTTGGCACTTGGGcataattgtaaatatttttcccGGTCGTGATGGAAAGGTTCGTGCCTGTGAGGTGCGAATTTCTGACGGAAGAACATTTCGAAGGCCTATTCAACTGCTTTACCCTCTAGAAATAACATATCGTCGTAAAGATGGTGGGCCGGAGGATGTTgtaaattaaagcttttaataactttatattGCTAtctctttttaataataatgaataatttcTTGTACATAATATACTGAGTTAGTACACTTTTAACTTTGGTAGTAAAACATCTTCATTCTTGCCTTAAACTTTCTTGCTATAATCAATTATAATTACTTAAATaaatcttgaattaaattgctaTTTGTTAAATATAAAGACTGTGTTTCTTTAATCGggaaatttaagtaaatttggTAGTGGTTTTCTataaaatctatatatatatactatTGCACTTGAAATGTTGGCTAATCTTTGGCATATCTTAATACAAGTGaaataattagaaacaaatAGTTGACAGGGGATCAATACAAGGAGGTAAAACAAGCACATCATTTTGACTGATTGTTGCGCTTCTGGCTTAGTCCAAGTTCTAAACAATTAAAAGTATCCCAATCATCAGAATAATGCTATTAGATTTAAATAAAGTCAATTGAAAAGTTATTACCCTGAAGCAACTATTGACAAATAATGTTAATACATGCAATCTTGTATGTGAAGTTAATATTGCAACTGCGGACTAATTATTGTACGAAAAAATTCACTTAACTTATCAGAGAATTCTGACTTTtccaatgaaaatgaaattaaattttgttgacaaaatttcttattaaaagggGTTCAACACTACAATAACAACTTTATTGTGCTACAACAAGGCTAGAATTAACATCAGATTCAGGTtcgtttatattaattaaaacacTTTTCTACCGTCAATTGGCTTGGTcataaacaaaaagtataaaGTAACTTCGAGTTTAAAGGAGAAAGTACAGAAAGAACCCAAACTTACAAAACCTATCATGTCATTGGCATGTCATGTGCCTGTCTATCATATAAAATTTGACGACCTAAATCAGCCCGCTGCGGTTGCGTGATGCGTAGTGCATCGGCCCCGTAAGactctttttaaaagtttatttcgCATTaccggactgttgcgccacccaatttatttatttttatttatttcgcaTTACCGGTAGAAAAGTCATTGCTCAACTGTTAATTCAAACATATCttctttacttttaaatattgattatttttccTACTTACGGAAACGGAAAAATGATCAAAAGAAACATTGCGACACTGCGGCGGCGCGGCGTTCGATAGTTTTCAACTTattaaatggattttgtttAAGCAATCCTTATTTATCTGTATTTTAATCCCACTTTCAATTTTGACTATTAGGCAAGAACATCTTTGGAAAAGTTCGGCTAGGTATATAGAATTACGAGTATCACTTTTATATACACGTATTTAAATGTACTCGTACAATGTAAGATAGCATTTACCTCTATCGTGACGAAAGCATATGCTATAAAAACTGGAAAGTCGGAACGCCGGACGATTTGAATTCATTATGCTCtacaattttatgattttctattttttaaacaacacgCACCTGGAAACTGTTCTTTGTAGAAATTGCACCATCCCTtgtcaatcaaatttaatacaaaattgacaattttgtatgaaactGTGACcctattttattacaaaaaaaatcaaaaaaataattacaaaaagtcCGGTTTCaattaacaaactccattctttataaaatagacaaataaaagggatgaaaccaaaaaaaaaacatctgcatTTTCGTTATTACAGAACGGAAGAACCATCTAACTGACCATTGGGTATCCCGATGGTAAATTCTTCataatttaaaccattttaagctgatttttacttttttataccgatcttttttttaatgtatctaTGTATGAAGCATAGGGttgaataatttatatatatttttctgtttcacttatttataaaatgaccCGTTTCCAGAAAGGGCTAGTTTTGTGTAAGTATAAACCAATATATTCTTCATATCTGACCGTTACACGGAGAAATCAGGTTTCTTTTCCCAGGACAGTCTCTGGTCAAGGAACACATTgactaagaaaattaaattcaaaagaagCTCATTAGGAATTCTTACTATAAGAAcggtaaataaaaagaaatattatatcaGAGTCTCCATTAAACCAGTTTATCTTCTTTAAGTCTTTTGTCTTGTGCCTTTGAAGTGTATTCAACAGTTTTTTCGATATTgtcctttgaaaaaaaagtgaaaaattgcaGCACACAAAAGACTGACCAGTGGTCAAACATAGCGCAGACAGTATGATATCCATCTCAACCcctttcttgtgttttttttttaaagagaaatgtATCTGTAGACACGTTAAGGTATACCTACAGGGGGTAGGTAATATCTTAACGTTAAAATATTCTATAAAGAACTCTTACATCCCTTTTTATGGACATCGGTCAAGGACTTAAAATgataaaagcaaatattttcttacaaagGGCAGGTTAGGATGCAAGGAGTGTAAGCTAATGTGTGTTTTGATAATAGAATAATTTAATAGGTGGGAAACGTAATTATTTTAAGATGACTTTACATCTACTGCAACAAAATTAGACATGTTATGTATTTGAAGGATCTTTCTATAATCGCATGTGTGCTGAGCACATTCGCGTGCAAAAAGGAGGTTTGTTAAGTTGAGTCAACTTGATTATTTTCTAACAAATTATAATCTCAATAATATAGTAGCTCACTATTCGAATATAGAGGAAATATTTAGCGACCCCGTTTTCAGAGTAAGATTTACTGAAATTTACAGTTTTCGGGAATAAAAGAACTATATAGTTATCAAAGACTAACAAAAACCAGTATATACACATACATGTGTAATTATTGGTGTGAgtgttttattatatatatacgtctgaaaaataatatttaaattttctatcttattaaaaatctaagaaaaatttaattgctagatataatttataactttgtttttaCCAATCTGGTGGAAAGCTGAGTTTAAATTCTTAtgttctaattattttttttttttttgaaaaactcatcAGTTGTTGTCCCTGATTTGGATGTATTATCCTTAGCCATTGTACTGTATACACATAGAAATAGGCACAAAAGTGGTGATTTTGTTAGTTTCATTTTACCCTtcttttcatttatgtttttttagtcAAACTCCCCCGACAAATCGCATACACTTTCAAATCCAAGTGTTTCATACATATATCCACTTCCACCCTTTGTACGCCATGCCAGAAAACTTTCATAGTTCAGCACATTAAAGGTcccaaataaagaaattaaaaaaaaaaatctatcaaccTTCTTCAATCCGCCCTCACGAAACCATGGCagccatttttcttttataatgaaTGGCACCTTGCTATAtatgtgtattttttatttttggtgttgGTTTCCTTGTTTTGGATTGAAAGTAATGTGCAGGGTGTTTTGAATAAGAAGCGACAAGGAAAGAAAAGATCAGGCAGCTTTTAGTCTTTAGCATTGTAAGTAGTAGTACAATAACGCATTTTCTCTTACAtggaatactttttttaagaaatctgtatatgtatgtgtttaATAATTAGCAATGTAGTACAGTACGCCTATATCGAATACTTTTTCTTAAACAGTTTCCATAACTTTAACAGAAATAGTTATTGATAgaaacataataaaaagaacaaataaattaaagaacttGGGGATCCGTAAATATCTCAATGGCGAATTAAGTTACGAGTTTGTAGGCAATATCTTTAAAAGATGGCTTTGTTTTTCAGatgaaaaacaacataaattataaaataaaatccaaaattaaACCCCTAGAAAATCAATAATTCCTATTGAAAGAGAAGACATTACTGAATAAAGATATatgtatgaagaaaaaaataaagtttggtTTTGGATGGACGAGAATCTCCTGCACACACCTTCTTTAACCTACTACAGCCTCTTAAGTTTATCGAGGTCTTCCAGCCGGAGCAAGATGTTAAACTGGCAAGATAAGGATAAGGATATTTGGGAAAATGCCTTAGGATGGAATGAAAGAACTGCAACTCAAACATCGGACCCATGGTCTCGACCACCCGACCGAGCTTGGGGCCTAATGTCTAACCTTGCATGGGGGGAAAGACAATAAAAAAGAGGACAGGTAATAAGACGCCGACAAAAATACAACGCTGATAGCGTTTTTCTGGAAAGGAAAAATTGGATTAATTAAACAAGAGGTCCTAGCCCTTTCGATTTGATCAGAGACTGAATCCCTAACAGCTATAACAGCTAAATAGCCAGGGATGGTAAGGAACTCCCTACCAAAGATCTTCGATGAGCTCTTTAAAAGACCGAGGAACACATAAGTTCGTCACCAAACAGTTCCTTACCCAAGATTTTCGTCTTATAGACAATAAAGAGATCAGGAATCGAGAAAGCTCATAAGAAAAGGGCCCAATGTACGAAAGGATCCGCTTGAGAGAtatatcttaaatatttatcGATACAGATTTGCAAGGCCAAGACAGGGCggttataagaaaataaaatatcaaagaagACACAAAAGAAGTTATATGATTGACCCATAAATCAATACCGCTTTTAAGAAAAGTAGATTTTAAGGTGCGCGTGGGGATGAATCTCTAGAATGTACGACCGCGATGGCTTCAATCCAATCGTAAGAGATCGCTAAACCCTTCTCTGAAAGAGTTCTACTGCGAAGTTATCTGCAGCCAGCCACCCACAAGAAATCCCTACTCTGATTAGAAATGTTGGCAAGCAAATGCAACTTAACAACACCGCCAGGCGTCAACAAATGTAACTTTAAAGCATGTAGTTAAAGAATGTATTTAGCTAGACACCACTgtgaatgcagaaaacaacaccatccCTGCGATCAAAGGAAgaattaaaaataggtttttgacTTGATCGGCGGCCACATGACATGGACTTAGCCAATATAGGATAAAAACCTAgctaaattttaagggccgatgttgattttgaatgaaacacaaattatttgagGAATTATGgtcattgatttttattatgatattatCGGTATAGTTCAATTAAGCATACAACAATATATCCAGCAAATGGCCTCCGTGTCCTTAGTGTCACATCTCCATCCGGTGGCCCAAATGTTCGGGATACACCTATTCTATCAAATAACCCTATCAAAAGAATTCGATTTTGGGCGCGAACAGCAGCAATTTTTTCTGCAGTACGAGCTCATGTACTGGTGTTTCAACATCTCTTACATACCCGGTTTGCTAAAAATAATGTATGATTTTTTCGATTGCACGCACATTTGGACAGGGaaatttaccgaaaaattgaTTTGAGTAACTTTAACGTGTTTCAAATTGAATAAGTCTGAAATTCACAAATGTCAATTGAAATGCAGAGAAAAACTTGATGTTTAGATCTTATGCACATTTAATATCGGCCCTTAGAATATAACCATACTTTACATTCGGATCAGGCAACGAACAAATATAAAGCACACACCCACACACAACCAACTAAAGCAACTGCATAGGGAttgagataaattaaataagaatcaAACTTCTGAATAAAAACCgtgttttatttaacattttagcTATCCCAAAATATCTAAAGAACCAATAACGCTGGTGACttcaatttaattgtatattaCATATTGCGACGTGATAACAGCTgatataattaagaaaaaatcaatcaaccattcttttacaaactaaaaaaactggaaaaaaaacaagtgtcaccacaatattttacaaacaaagaatgattttatcttcaaaataatttaatgcaacgaagaataacattaACACctgttaatatttttacaaaattaaattaaaagtgtttttacacaatataaaaacataacaaaaacattactaaaagttggtaacaattgattttcgactcaatatcttttcaaaaattaaaggtattggcttcaaatcaattcaaacttatagaaaacattgctttcgacattcagtaaaatttttataagaacaacagtcagtttttttcatgacaatacaAATCTACAAAGCATAGTACtccaaattggtaaaaaatgatgtttgatTTTCTATATCTCGTGagtaaatgaaggtattgacttcaaaatgatttcattgggTGCTCAATTTTGTCGTTCACAAGAGAAtgccttagaaaaatccaatcggtgattttttataatataaataaaattttcaagaaattctactaaaattggtaaaaattgggtttcgaataaaaatctcgatagtaaaaataaatacaagtaaaatattgttgataatttgaagttattttttttggaaaaataaactgacaacttttttaacaaaacacgaagacccacaaaagtaacaaaaaactgataagcaatggttttcgactcaagtattaggaaaaaaagaatgatatcgaattcgaatattgtaatgaatattttgttaaagttttaaacaagacGAATCCACGAaaacgagatgggaagttatcagtgtgggttgcaacccagccccttttttgtaggtatgtaatcgataaaataatagaaattttaaacaaaataaaatattgtttcgtgAAGTGAAAATTAATACGATCATACATATAGAAGAACAAAATGATCGAAGGGATACTCCGCTCTTAACGTCAAAAAATATTATCTGAATACCTATGATGATCCGagctatttattttgttgatttgatCACAGCAGAATGACCATTTTCATAAAGGTATaccgttttgttttaaattttataaagtcATGGCTATTATTTTCGTAGTTGTATGTCTATATGT harbors:
- the LOC129953417 gene encoding uncharacterized protein LOC129953417 is translated as MTRVTFGVTSSPNILGEVISKILDDGKERYPRAVDLLRRCFYVDDFVASVNDEEIARDISHEAVKIMKAGSMHLRKWNSNSLLVRNSHPSEIPPPEMQKVLGVCWFVVADELSVDLNAVEVLLNSNSLNGTKRNVLKVMSKIYDPFGLLGPWVVRLKILFQSIWKQNLDWDEGLPSELQKIWTECYADVSELSQLMIPRCVLNEEGSTQIHIFADASQHAFGAVAFLRIADNDGTITPRFLCAKNRIAPIKNKDRDELTVPKLELTAALLAARLLLYLRTNLQIKFDEEFLWTDSRIALFWILGKEKRWKPYVENRVREIRTLTKISCWRHCPGSQNPADLLTRGINALSLIQSSEWLSGPDWLRKEATFWPTVNEYKLDTPQALSLFVAGEEEKEESTKINNSVIPCKKFSSWKRLLRTTAYCFRAIDCFKKKQRHDKYASYEDVPFLTASEMDRAENYWVSEAQRLHFNSEIESLTQNKGIPLNSKLLMFSPVLDQNSGHLRVGGRLHFVSSEIQAHPVILPKSSHISKLIVNDAHKKLFHAGVSSVLTHLRSSYWIIKGRQLVKSEVKSCSICKVLRAMPATQPFAPLPRDRITFSSPFDVTGLDFAGPLYTYDSGQKSKAYIMLFTCASIRAVHLELTSDLTTESCLLGIRRFIARRGVPRVIWSDNAATFKKSSKEFFKWRFIVERAPWWGGFWERLVGVVKSALRAAIGKATLNTNQLYTFLTEVENVVNNRPLTYVADEPLDLSPLTPSQLLRGPQASQLNESSSTEDDRSQGPEVLRKRWKERLQYIASFKRRWYNEYIQQLMSFHKSKYHRSIDLEIGDVVLMEDRSLPKTLWHLGIIVNIFPGRDGKVRACEVRISDGRTFRRPIQLLYPLEITYRRKDGGPEDVVN